The sequence AGCACCAGGTAGGTGGCCTTGCCGCCCGCGTGCGGCAGCCCGAAGAAGACCAGCCCCGACGCGACCAGCAGCCCGTAGACCACCATGTTCGCCCGGCCCCACCGGTCGGCGAGCCCGGCCAGCAGCGACGCGAACGCGCCGACCGCGTTGCCGATCACCGACACCCACACGAAGTAGCGGTACGTCATCCCGAAGTGCGTGATGATCGACGTCGCCACGGCGTACTGCACGTAGAGCATGTAGTAGAGCACGATCGTGGTGAGCACCACGATCGCCAGGCAGCCGATCCGGCGCGCGGTGGGCGGGTAGCCGACCAGGTCGCGCCGGTAGAGCCGGGTGAGTGCGCCGCGGGGGCCGGCGCCGGGTGCGCCGGGGCCGGGTCTGTCGGCTTCGAACGAGGTCGGGGTGGCGGACATACGGCTCCTCCTGGAGTGCTGGACCCCGGGCACACGTGCCGCGGGACCACGGCCGAGGTTGCGGTGAGGGTAGTACCGACCAGTCGGTATGCCTAGGGGGTGCGCGCATCCGGAACGGGGGGGAAGCGCGTCGGGCGGACGGGGGAAAGGACGTCGAGCGTGACGGGGAAGGTGCGCCGGTCCGGGCCGCGCGCCCGTTACCGCCCACGGACTTTGTGGAAGGGTCGTAACAAGCCCTGTGGGACTGCTGGTTCACGATGGCCGGCGCCGACCGATCTCGGATACGGTGCCGGCATGGTTGCGCACGGGGGGCAGGACGAGGGCCGGAGCTTCGATCTCGACGGGAGCGGTGCGACACCGCTGACCTCGGAGGACCCGCGCCGGATCGGCGCGTTCCCGGTGGTCGGGCTGCTCGGCGTCGGCGGGATGGGCCGGGTGTACCTCGGGGTCGCGGAGGACCGCTACACCGCGGTCAAGCGGGTCCATCCGGTGCTGGCCCAGGACCCGGACTTCCTGCGGCACTTCAAGCACGAACTCGACAACCTGGCCAGGCTTCCCGCGGGCGTCAGCGTCCCGCTGCTGGCCACCGACCGCACCGCGAACCCGCCGTGGTTCGCCACGGAGTACATCCCCGGGGTCACCCTCACCGAGGCGGTACGCCTGCACGGCGGACCACTGCCCCGGGCGGCGCTGTGGTACCTGCTGCGTGAACTGGCCGCCCGGCTCAAGGCGTTGCACGCCCTGGATATGCTGCACCGGGACGTCAAGCCGTCCAACGTGATGCTGACGCTCGACGGGCTCGCCCTCATCGACTTCGGCATCGCGCGGGCCGCCGACCAGAGCCGGCTCACCAAGACCGGGATGGTGCTCGGCACGCCCGAGTACATGGCACCCGAACAGGCCCAAGCCGTACGCCCGTTGACCGCGGCCGCCGACGTGTTCGCGCTCGGCAGCCTGCTCTACTTCGCGGCGACCGGCGCCTCGCCCTTCGGCACGGGCTCCGGCCTCGAAGTGCTCTACCGCATCGTGCACACCGAGCCGGACCTGTCCGCGCTGCGCGGCCTGGACCGCGAACTCGCCGACCTGGTCGCCGCGTGCCTCGACAAGTCCCCCGCCGCCCGGCCCACCGCGGCGGACCTGCTCGACCGCGTCGCGGAAGGCGCCGCTCCCGCCGCCGCGGCCTGGCCGGCCGCGGTCGCCGAACAGCTGGAGCGGCGCGCCGCGTTCGCCGCCGCCGTGCCCGCACTCGATGAACTCACCTCCGCCACGGTGGACTTGAAACCGGCGCCTCCCGCCGCGCCGGCTGCTGCGATCGCGGGCGCCGCGGCGGCCGGGCAGGAAGGCACGTCGGCGGAGCCGCCACCCGCCGGCCCCCCGGAAGTCGGCGGCGACCCCGAGAAGCGCGTACGCCCGCCCGAAGCGCCCAAGCGGCGCTCCCGCAAGCTCGTCCTGATCATCCCGATCGTCCTGGCGGCGGGCGGGGTCTCCGCCGTCACCCTCCTGCCGTACGCGTTCTCGCACACCAACGGGAAGCCGTCCGCCGCTTCCTCGTCGGGGCTGTCCGTGTCGCCGTCCGCCGACCCCGGCGGGCCGTCGTCCTCGGCGCACCCCGGCCACTCGACGTCGGCGTCCGCGTCGGCCTCGGGGCACTCCTCCGCCGCGGGCGCGAAGTCGGGCTCGGGCTCGGGCTCGAAGAAGTCGGGAACGGGGTCGGCGGGCGGAACCGGCGGCTCGCACAGCGGCACCAGCGGCACCAGCGGGGGAAGCGGGGGCACGTCCGGGGGCGGGTCGTCCTCGTCGGGGGGCTCGTCCTCGTCCTCGGGCGGGTCCTCCTCCGGCGGGTCCGGTGGGGGCACGACCAAGATCGGCTCGGCGGGGACCTATCGCATCAAGGACGCGGCCGACGGCGGCTGCCTCACGCAGGACACCAGCAGCGGCGGCCCCAGTGCATACGCGGTGAGCGGCTCTTGCGGGTCGGAGTACAGCCCATACTACGAATGGACCTTCTCGCCCGGCCCGAACGGCACCTTCAAGGTGATCAACAAGGGCACCGGTGACTGCCTCACCGCGTTCATGGCCAGCGGCTGGATCAACATGGACGCGTGCGGCTCCAACTCCGGCCAGTACTGGCGGATCGGCGCCACGAAGTCCTCCGGCAGCACGCTGGAGAACACCACCTACTGGCAGTGCATGCAGTTGGCCGCCTCCGCGGAGGTGACCGCCTGTGACTCCACGGACGCCGCGCAGCGGTGGAGCTACGCCGGCAAGGGCTGACCCGACGGCGATCGGGCGCCGATCCCCGCACAGCTCCGCCAGGCCCCCAAGGCGCCCCGCCCCACCAGACGTCAAGGGAACCTTGACAACGCGGGCGCGTCAAGGTCTCCTTGACACGGAGCCGGCCCCGCCGTTTCCCGCCGACGGGTACCCGGCGGCCTCGGACCGCCGCGGCACGACTCCCCCGGAGGCAGACGCGATGAACGGCGAAGAACTGCTCGACGCCCAGGAGACCGCTCGGGTCCGTGAGGGAGTCGCGGAGGCCGTCCTACGGGCCCCCGAAGGGCTGGCCGAGTCCCTGGAGGACGACGCGACGGGCTTCCTGCGCCTGGTGGACGCCACCCGGATCGGCGCCGAGGAGACGAACCGGCTGCTGCGCGAGGCGGTCCAGGGCGCCCGGGCCGCGGGCCACAGTTGGGACACCGTGGGCCGGGTGCTGGGCGTGAGCCGGCAGGCCGCCCAGCAGAGGTTCGCCGGCAAGGCAGCCGACGCCGTCTCCGCCGACCCCGGCACCCGCAGCCCCGGCACCCACAGCCCCGACGGTCCGGAGCGACGCGTCCTGACCCCGCTGACCGCGTTCAACGAAATGGCGGCGCTCGCCCAAGCCGGCGCGGAAGGTTGGCAGTTGGTCGGCTACGGCGCCCTGTACCACGAGGTCGAGGCATCCGACCGCCGCTGGGAGCACTGCCGGGTCACGATCGCGGCCGCCGCCCGGCGCCGGCGCATGGAGGCCGAAGGGTGGGTCCCGGTCGGCGCGGGCTGGTTCCCCTGGCGCTACTACAAGCGGCCGCTGCACGAAGCCGCGGCAGACTGTTGAACCGCCCCCGGTGAAACACCCCCGGGCCGTGCCCCGCACCGGCTCGGATTCCCGCGCGCCGCTTCCTCGAATCGGCCTCGTCACGGGGCGTGCGCTATGTTCCCCGCCATGACCGAGCTTGGACCAGATGTCTGGCCGCCCGCCCCGATCAGGACCGAGCGGCTCGTGCTCCGCGAGCCCGAGGCCCGGGACCGTACGGCGATCGTCGAGCTGTTCTCCGCACCGGAGGTGGGCACCTACACCGGCGGCGCCCGGCCCCGCGAGGAACTCGAGCGCGTGGTGCCCGAGGTGCCGAAACGGCGCCCCGGGCTCTTCGTGGTCGACCTCGACGGAGCGATGATCGGCACCATCGAACTCAACCGCCGCGACGCGGACCATCGCAGCCAGGTCCGCCCGGATGACGGCGAGGCCGAACTCGGCTACCTCTTCCTGCCGCGGGCGTGGGGGCACGGGTACGCCGCCGAAGCGTGCGCGGCGGCACTCGACTGGTTCGCCGCCGCGCTTCCCGGCGAACCGGTGGCGCTCGTCACCCAGACCGCCAACGACCGCTCGATACGCCTCGCGGCGAAGCTGGGGTTCGTCGAGGTGCAACGGTTCGAGGAGTGGGGCGCCGCACAGTGGTTCGGCCGGTGGTCCTCTCCCCCAGCGTCCGCCTGACCCGCGGCCCCTGACGGCACGCACCCGGGCCGGCCGTTCCGAGGAGCGGCCGGCCCGTCCGCCGGCTCCCGACGCTCGGCGCCGGGTGAACCACCGTACGGATCAAGCTCAGCGACTGCCCGCGCCCCTCACGAGGCGGTGCAGCTGAGCGTGGGCACCGTGAACGCGCCGGTGGCGGTGCCCTGCAGGCCGAAGGTGGTCGAACCCGCCGCCGGCAACGCGCCGTTGTACGACAGGTTCGTCGCCGTCACGGCGCTGCCGGACTGCGCGAGGTCCGCGCCCCAGCCGCTGGTCTCCTGCTGGCCACCGGGCCAACTCCACTTCACCGTCCACCCGTTGACCGCCGCCGCACCCGCGGTGACGGTCACGGTCGCGGTGAAGCCGGCGTCCCACTGGTTGTCCACGTGCAGGGCGGCGGTACACCCGCCGCTCCCGGCCCCGCCGGTGTCACCGCCGGTCGAGCCCGCGGACGTCCCCGACGAGGTGCCCGACGACGTACCCGCGCTGGCGCCGCTCGACGTACCGGACGACGCGCCCGAGGAGGTACCCGACGACGCGCCGCCGGACGTACCGCCGCCGTCGAAGGCGGGTGCCTTGATGCTCGCGAGATACCCGTCCTTGACCGTGTCCACCGTCTGCCAGTCGCCCTCCAGGATGCCGCCGGTGTCACCGGAGTCCGGATTCCACGACCAGAAGGTCCAGTTGAAGCTGTCCCCGCCGTACGTGGACGTCGGACGCAGGTAGGTCACCAGCGCCTTGAGCCACTGCTGGTCGGTGGTCGACTGGAGCGTGGTGCCGAACTCGCCGACCCACACCGGGGCGATGTTCTGCTCGAAGAGGTAGCCCCAGTACTTCGACCAGATCCCGGGCATGTTGGCCGGGAAGGTCGGGTCGTCGAACCAGCTCTGCTGCGCGACGCTGGTGGCGTAGTCGTGCGCGGAGTACACCACCCGGTTCGGCACGTCGAGTTCGACCGGGTACTGGCCGGCGCCCATCAGGTTGCCGCCCCACCACCCCG comes from Streptomyces sp. NBC_00448 and encodes:
- a CDS encoding serine/threonine-protein kinase; translation: MVAHGGQDEGRSFDLDGSGATPLTSEDPRRIGAFPVVGLLGVGGMGRVYLGVAEDRYTAVKRVHPVLAQDPDFLRHFKHELDNLARLPAGVSVPLLATDRTANPPWFATEYIPGVTLTEAVRLHGGPLPRAALWYLLRELAARLKALHALDMLHRDVKPSNVMLTLDGLALIDFGIARAADQSRLTKTGMVLGTPEYMAPEQAQAVRPLTAAADVFALGSLLYFAATGASPFGTGSGLEVLYRIVHTEPDLSALRGLDRELADLVAACLDKSPAARPTAADLLDRVAEGAAPAAAAWPAAVAEQLERRAAFAAAVPALDELTSATVDLKPAPPAAPAAAIAGAAAAGQEGTSAEPPPAGPPEVGGDPEKRVRPPEAPKRRSRKLVLIIPIVLAAGGVSAVTLLPYAFSHTNGKPSAASSSGLSVSPSADPGGPSSSAHPGHSTSASASASGHSSAAGAKSGSGSGSKKSGTGSAGGTGGSHSGTSGTSGGSGGTSGGGSSSSGGSSSSSGGSSSGGSGGGTTKIGSAGTYRIKDAADGGCLTQDTSSGGPSAYAVSGSCGSEYSPYYEWTFSPGPNGTFKVINKGTGDCLTAFMASGWINMDACGSNSGQYWRIGATKSSGSTLENTTYWQCMQLAASAEVTACDSTDAAQRWSYAGKG
- a CDS encoding GNAT family N-acetyltransferase is translated as MTELGPDVWPPAPIRTERLVLREPEARDRTAIVELFSAPEVGTYTGGARPREELERVVPEVPKRRPGLFVVDLDGAMIGTIELNRRDADHRSQVRPDDGEAELGYLFLPRAWGHGYAAEACAAALDWFAAALPGEPVALVTQTANDRSIRLAAKLGFVEVQRFEEWGAAQWFGRWSSPPASA
- a CDS encoding cellulase family glycosylhydrolase, encoding MALFAVAGQPSATAAADPAAADGRATTADAGTGYWHTSGRQILDANDQPVRIAGVNWFGFETDNHVAHGLWARDYKSMIDQMKSLGYNTIRLPYSDDIFKPGTMPDSINFYNMNADLQGLDSLQVMDKIIDYAGSIGLRVILDRHRPDASGQSALWYTASVPESTWITDLKALATRYQGNPAVIGIDLHNEPHDPACWGCGDTSIDWRLAAERAGDAVLGVNPDLLIFVEGIQTYNGTSGWWGGNLMGAGQYPVELDVPNRVVYSAHDYATSVAQQSWFDDPTFPANMPGIWSKYWGYLFEQNIAPVWVGEFGTTLQSTTDQQWLKALVTYLRPTSTYGGDSFNWTFWSWNPDSGDTGGILEGDWQTVDTVKDGYLASIKAPAFDGGGTSGGASSGTSSGASSGTSSGASAGTSSGTSSGTSAGSTGGDTGGAGSGGCTAALHVDNQWDAGFTATVTVTAGAAAVNGWTVKWSWPGGQQETSGWGADLAQSGSAVTATNLSYNGALPAAGSTTFGLQGTATGAFTVPTLSCTAS